Proteins from a genomic interval of Nasonia vitripennis strain AsymCx chromosome 3, Nvit_psr_1.1, whole genome shotgun sequence:
- the LOC103317451 gene encoding F-box/LRR-repeat protein 2-like isoform X3 → METRAKSKRARRNEIVGSWNPDVEVAINKLNDDCLTKIFMFLPIVDRVRIEGVCKRWRNISKESWQNFKTLNADLAIWGSDVVFYSPNVRRILEQVLQRSGSFLRHLDLFLFLRMESYILHSIGNLCPNLQYLDIQTIKLTLPAMKILTKNCHNLKALTFGESTMACDDTPLSEFFSENKQLQYLKLVLNYSCTGKCLLSLPADMDTIIMERCSLRSINYLSRALKQFGQLKTFSFMRSVCSALCDPFPTVIHSLPTTLKILEMSNLLFSNIDCIAENCKKLYHLDISGSKNVTETGIQAITSLPEIKHLVLNYLPEITGYNFTYMPKLQTLCCRGCDHLKDDGLCTLLTMCDLIEFMDLYGCVQITNILLKCALNVVKTRTNNLVLHLILSQDGLFDLRPIYANDTLLKITLLTERESRDEDED, encoded by the exons ATGGAAACTAGAGCGAAATCAAAGAGAGCTCGTCGCAATGAGATTGTGGGAAGCTGGAATCCCGACGTTGAAGTTGCAATAAATAAACTGAACGACGATTGCTTGACCAAAATATTCATGTTTCTTCCTATAGTAGACAGAGTCAGGATAGAAGGAG TGTGCAAGCGTTGGAGAAATATTAGCAAAGAGTCTTGGCAAAACTTTAAAACATTAAACGCTGATTTGGCTATCTGGGGTTCTGACGTGGTGTTCTATAGTCCAAATGTAAGACGCATTCTTGAACAAGTTTTACAACGCTCTGGATCTTTTTTACGTCACCTcgatctttttctttttttacgaaTGGAAAGTTATATTTTACATTCTATTGGCAACTTGTGTCCAAATTTGCAATATCTTGATATTCAAACTATAAAATTAACCTTGCCAGCAATGAAAATATTGACGAAAAACTGCCATAACCTGAAAGCACTCACTTTTGGTGAAAGCACCATGGCCTGCGATGACACTCCATTAtcagaatttttttcagaaaataagCAACTTCAATATCTCAAACTCGTATTGAATTATTCTTGCACAGGGAAATGTTTGTTAAGCCTCCCAGCAGATATGGATACCATCATTATGGAACGCTGTTCATTGAGGTCGATCAATTATCTCTCTCGT GCTCTGAAACAGTTCGGACAActaaaaacattttcattCATGCGTTCTGTTTGTTCTGCGCTATGTGACCCATTTCCAACAGTGATACATTCATTGCCAACAACTTTGAAGATTCTTGAAATGTCTAATCTTTTATTTAGCAACATCGACTGTATCG ctgaaaattgtaaaaagttaTATCATCTGGACATAAGCG gatCTAAGAACGTAACTGAGACTGGTATCCAAGCAATAACTAGTCTACCTGAAATAAaacatttggttttaaattatttGCCGGAAATAACTGGTTATAATTTTACATATATGCCCAAACTGCAAACACTATGTTGCAGAGGTTGTGACCACTTGAAAGACGATGGACTTTGTACTTTATTAACAATGTGCGATCTAATTGAATTTATGGATCTCTATGGTTGTGTACAGATAACCAATATTTTGCTGAAGTGTGCTTTGAATGTTGTAAAAACACGAACAAATAATCTTGTTTTACATTTGATATTGAGTCAAGATGGATTATTTGATTTACGTCCAATTTACGCGAACGAcacattattaaaaataacattactgactgagagagaaagcagagacgAAGATGAGGATTAG
- the LOC103317451 gene encoding F-box/LRR-repeat protein fbxl-1-like isoform X1: METRAKSKRARRNEIVGSWNPDVEVAINKLNDDCLTKIFMFLPIVDRVRIEGVCKRWRNISKESWQNFKTLNADLAIWGSDVVFYSPNVRRILEQVLQRSGSFLRHLDLFLFLRMESYILHSIGNLCPNLQYLDIQTIKLTLPAMKILTKNCHNLKALTFGESTMACDDTPLSEFFSENKQLQYLKLVLNYSCTGKCLLSLPADMDTIIMERCSLRSINYLSRALKQFGQLKTFSFMRSVCSALCDPFPTVIHSLPTTLKILEMSNLLFSNIDCIGKMNDLEKLTIYKEDLVTDTFLLTLAENCKKLYHLDISGSKNVTETGIQAITSLPEIKHLVLNYLPEITGYNFTYMPKLQTLCCRGCDHLKDDGLCTLLTMCDLIEFMDLYGCVQITNILLKCALNVVKTRTNNLVLHLILSQDGLFDLRPIYANDTLLKITLLTERESRDEDED; encoded by the exons ATGGAAACTAGAGCGAAATCAAAGAGAGCTCGTCGCAATGAGATTGTGGGAAGCTGGAATCCCGACGTTGAAGTTGCAATAAATAAACTGAACGACGATTGCTTGACCAAAATATTCATGTTTCTTCCTATAGTAGACAGAGTCAGGATAGAAGGAG TGTGCAAGCGTTGGAGAAATATTAGCAAAGAGTCTTGGCAAAACTTTAAAACATTAAACGCTGATTTGGCTATCTGGGGTTCTGACGTGGTGTTCTATAGTCCAAATGTAAGACGCATTCTTGAACAAGTTTTACAACGCTCTGGATCTTTTTTACGTCACCTcgatctttttctttttttacgaaTGGAAAGTTATATTTTACATTCTATTGGCAACTTGTGTCCAAATTTGCAATATCTTGATATTCAAACTATAAAATTAACCTTGCCAGCAATGAAAATATTGACGAAAAACTGCCATAACCTGAAAGCACTCACTTTTGGTGAAAGCACCATGGCCTGCGATGACACTCCATTAtcagaatttttttcagaaaataagCAACTTCAATATCTCAAACTCGTATTGAATTATTCTTGCACAGGGAAATGTTTGTTAAGCCTCCCAGCAGATATGGATACCATCATTATGGAACGCTGTTCATTGAGGTCGATCAATTATCTCTCTCGT GCTCTGAAACAGTTCGGACAActaaaaacattttcattCATGCGTTCTGTTTGTTCTGCGCTATGTGACCCATTTCCAACAGTGATACATTCATTGCCAACAACTTTGAAGATTCTTGAAATGTCTAATCTTTTATTTAGCAACATCGACTGTATCGGTAAAATGAATGACTTGGAAAAATTAACGATTTATAAAGAAGACTTGGTAACGGATACTTTCTTACTTACTTTAgctgaaaattgtaaaaagttaTATCATCTGGACATAAGCG gatCTAAGAACGTAACTGAGACTGGTATCCAAGCAATAACTAGTCTACCTGAAATAAaacatttggttttaaattatttGCCGGAAATAACTGGTTATAATTTTACATATATGCCCAAACTGCAAACACTATGTTGCAGAGGTTGTGACCACTTGAAAGACGATGGACTTTGTACTTTATTAACAATGTGCGATCTAATTGAATTTATGGATCTCTATGGTTGTGTACAGATAACCAATATTTTGCTGAAGTGTGCTTTGAATGTTGTAAAAACACGAACAAATAATCTTGTTTTACATTTGATATTGAGTCAAGATGGATTATTTGATTTACGTCCAATTTACGCGAACGAcacattattaaaaataacattactgactgagagagaaagcagagacgAAGATGAGGATTAG